From Syngnathus typhle isolate RoL2023-S1 ecotype Sweden linkage group LG13, RoL_Styp_1.0, whole genome shotgun sequence, a single genomic window includes:
- the adhfe1 gene encoding hydroxyacid-oxoacid transhydrogenase, mitochondrial isoform X2, translating to MAASNIRYGEGVTREIGMDLQNLGARNVCVMTDANLSCLPPVKAVLESLAESGVPYQMYEGVRVEPTDGSFKDAIAFAKKGAFDAFVAVGGGSVIDTCKAANLYSCHPDADFLDFVNAPIGKGKPVTGALKPLIAVPTTAGTGSETTGVAIFDYEPLRAKTGIASRALRPTLGVVDPRHTLSMPSRVAANSGFDVLCHALESYTALPYHQRAPCPPNPLSRPAYQGSNPISDVWARHALRQVAKYMKRAVNDPEDAEARSSMHLASVFAGIGFGNAGVHLCHGMSYPIAGNVKTHKADGYNVEHPLVPHGLSVVLTAPAVFSFTAPACPERHLEAAEILGADISRAKRADAGAVLADALRHFLFELKVEDGLAAVGYQQDDVPALVRGTIPQERVTKLSPRGHSEDDLTRLFEASMKLY from the exons ATGGCCGCTTCCAACATCCGATACGGAGAGGGGGTCACCAGGGAGATCGGCATG GACCTGCAGAACTTGGGTGCCCGGAACGTGTGCGTGATGACCGACGCAAACTTGTCCTGCCTCCCGCCCGTCAAAGCGGTGCTGGAGTCGCTGGCCGAGAGCGGCGTGCCGTACCAAATGTATGAGGGCGTTCGCGTGGAGCCCACCGACGGCAG CTTCAAAGACGCCATCGCGTTCGCCAAGAAGGGCGCCTTCGACGCGTTTGTTGCGGTGGGTGGCGGCTCCGTGATTGACACCTGCAAGGCGGCCAATCTGTACTCGTGTCACCCCGACGCTGACTTTCTGGACTTTGTCAACGCTCCCATCGGCAAAGGGAAGCCGGTCACCGGCGCCTTGAAACCGCTCATTGCAG TCCCGACAACCGCCGGCACCGGCAGCGAGACAACGGGGGTGGCCATCTTTGACTACGAGCCTCTGAGGGCCAAAACAG GCATCGCCAGCCGAGCCCTGCGCCCCACCTTGGGCGTGGTGGACCCCCGCCACACCCTGAGCATGCCCAGCAGGGTCGCTGCCAACAGCGGCTTCGACGTCCTCTG CCACGCCCTGGAGTCTTATACCGCCCTGCCGTATCACCAGCGGGCCCCCTGCCCCCCCAATCCCCTCAGCAGGCCCGCCTACCAAGGCAGCAATCCCATCAGCGATGTGTGGGCGCGGCATGCCCTGCGACAGGTCGCCAAGTACATGAAACG GGCGGTCAACGACCCGGAGGATGCGGAAGCTCGCTCCAGCATGCACCTGGCCAGTGTGTTTGCCGGCATCGGCTTTGGAAACGCCGGTGTCCATCTTTG TCACGGTATGTCCTATCCCATTGCTGGaaacgtcaagacacacaaagctgACGGCTACAACGTGGAGCACCCCCTGGTG CCTCACGGCCTTTCGGTGGTCCTGACCGCACCGGCGGTTTTCAGCTTCACGGCTCCAGCGTGTCCAGAGCGCCACCTGGAGGCTGCTGAAATCCTGG GCGCAGACATCAGCCGTGCCAAGCGAGCGGACGCGGGTGCCGTGCTGGCCGACGCCTtacgtcacttcctgtttgagcTAAAGGTGGAGGACGGCCTCGCCGCCGTCGGGTACCAGCAAGACGACGTGCCTGCGCTGGTCCGAGGAACCATCCCGCAG GAGCGTGTGACCAAACTTAGTCCCCGTGGCCACAGCGAGGACGACTTGACACGTCTGTTCGAGGCCTCCATGAAACTCTACTGA
- the tmub1 gene encoding transmembrane and ubiquitin-like domain-containing protein 1, which translates to MALIEGVGDEVTLLLVALTAAAVLLLAWASTCTSEPPHPLQPASPRAASPPDQPPASTTEGPAPDGDFQRNMVLRLKFLNDTERTAHVKPQDTIGYIKRTYFAGQEGHVRLIYQGQLLQDDGATLETLHLAHNCVLHCHVSSQRTAAVPVPPEGAVGTGIARVRATLNGGGLMVPLLGLGLAVLWYCQIQYRHLFTAPASALLLGLTVFLSLLAFGAYRH; encoded by the exons ATGGCTTTGATCGAGGGCGTGGGCGATGAGGTGACGCTCCTGCTGGTTGCGCTGACGGCGGCGGCCGTGTTGCTGCTGGCGTGGGCCTCCACCTGCACCTCGGAGCCACCGCACCCGCTCCAGCCCGCCTCTCCTCGGGCCGCCTCTCCTCCAGACCAGCCCCCCGCCTCCACCACGGAAGGGCCGGCGCCTGACGGCGACTTCCAGAGGAACATGGTACTCAGACTCAAGTTCCTTAATGACACGGAGAGAACGGCGCACGTCAAGCCCCAGGACACCATCGGCTACATCAAGAG GACCTACTTTGCGGGCCAGGAGGGACACGTACGTCTCATCTACCAAGGTCAACTGCTGCAGGACGACGGTGCCACGCTGGAGACGCTCCACCTGGCGCACAACTGCGTGCTGCACTGTCATGTCTCCTCGCAGCGCACGGCAGCGGTGCCGGTTCCGCCCGAGGGAGCAGTAGGGACGGGTATTGCGCGGGTCCGGGCAACACTGAATGGCGGCGGCCTGATGGTGCCGCTGCTGGGGCTGGGGCTGGCCGTGCTGTGGTATTGCCAGATCCAGTACCGCCACCTTTTCACGGCGCCGGCGTCCGCCTTGCTGCTGGGCCTCACCGTCTTCCTCAGCCTGCTGGCCTTTGGCGCGTACCGCCACTAG
- the adhfe1 gene encoding hydroxyacid-oxoacid transhydrogenase, mitochondrial isoform X1 has product MAVARDRVVRLLMQLERATCRCPAHSNTFHKVVPSGRRETDYAFEMAASNIRYGEGVTREIGMDLQNLGARNVCVMTDANLSCLPPVKAVLESLAESGVPYQMYEGVRVEPTDGSFKDAIAFAKKGAFDAFVAVGGGSVIDTCKAANLYSCHPDADFLDFVNAPIGKGKPVTGALKPLIAVPTTAGTGSETTGVAIFDYEPLRAKTGIASRALRPTLGVVDPRHTLSMPSRVAANSGFDVLCHALESYTALPYHQRAPCPPNPLSRPAYQGSNPISDVWARHALRQVAKYMKRAVNDPEDAEARSSMHLASVFAGIGFGNAGVHLCHGMSYPIAGNVKTHKADGYNVEHPLVPHGLSVVLTAPAVFSFTAPACPERHLEAAEILGADISRAKRADAGAVLADALRHFLFELKVEDGLAAVGYQQDDVPALVRGTIPQERVTKLSPRGHSEDDLTRLFEASMKLY; this is encoded by the exons ATGGCGGTGGCACGGGATCGAGTGGTTCGTCTGCTGATGCAGCTCGAGCGCGCCAC gTGCAGGTGTCCTGCTCACTCCAACACTTTCCATAAAG TGGTGCCAAGTGGCCGGCGTGAGACGGACTACGCTTTTGAG ATGGCCGCTTCCAACATCCGATACGGAGAGGGGGTCACCAGGGAGATCGGCATG GACCTGCAGAACTTGGGTGCCCGGAACGTGTGCGTGATGACCGACGCAAACTTGTCCTGCCTCCCGCCCGTCAAAGCGGTGCTGGAGTCGCTGGCCGAGAGCGGCGTGCCGTACCAAATGTATGAGGGCGTTCGCGTGGAGCCCACCGACGGCAG CTTCAAAGACGCCATCGCGTTCGCCAAGAAGGGCGCCTTCGACGCGTTTGTTGCGGTGGGTGGCGGCTCCGTGATTGACACCTGCAAGGCGGCCAATCTGTACTCGTGTCACCCCGACGCTGACTTTCTGGACTTTGTCAACGCTCCCATCGGCAAAGGGAAGCCGGTCACCGGCGCCTTGAAACCGCTCATTGCAG TCCCGACAACCGCCGGCACCGGCAGCGAGACAACGGGGGTGGCCATCTTTGACTACGAGCCTCTGAGGGCCAAAACAG GCATCGCCAGCCGAGCCCTGCGCCCCACCTTGGGCGTGGTGGACCCCCGCCACACCCTGAGCATGCCCAGCAGGGTCGCTGCCAACAGCGGCTTCGACGTCCTCTG CCACGCCCTGGAGTCTTATACCGCCCTGCCGTATCACCAGCGGGCCCCCTGCCCCCCCAATCCCCTCAGCAGGCCCGCCTACCAAGGCAGCAATCCCATCAGCGATGTGTGGGCGCGGCATGCCCTGCGACAGGTCGCCAAGTACATGAAACG GGCGGTCAACGACCCGGAGGATGCGGAAGCTCGCTCCAGCATGCACCTGGCCAGTGTGTTTGCCGGCATCGGCTTTGGAAACGCCGGTGTCCATCTTTG TCACGGTATGTCCTATCCCATTGCTGGaaacgtcaagacacacaaagctgACGGCTACAACGTGGAGCACCCCCTGGTG CCTCACGGCCTTTCGGTGGTCCTGACCGCACCGGCGGTTTTCAGCTTCACGGCTCCAGCGTGTCCAGAGCGCCACCTGGAGGCTGCTGAAATCCTGG GCGCAGACATCAGCCGTGCCAAGCGAGCGGACGCGGGTGCCGTGCTGGCCGACGCCTtacgtcacttcctgtttgagcTAAAGGTGGAGGACGGCCTCGCCGCCGTCGGGTACCAGCAAGACGACGTGCCTGCGCTGGTCCGAGGAACCATCCCGCAG GAGCGTGTGACCAAACTTAGTCCCCGTGGCCACAGCGAGGACGACTTGACACGTCTGTTCGAGGCCTCCATGAAACTCTACTGA